In Penaeus monodon isolate SGIC_2016 chromosome 7, NSTDA_Pmon_1, whole genome shotgun sequence, the following are encoded in one genomic region:
- the LOC119575638 gene encoding basic salivary proline-rich protein 2-like, translating into RREEEERKERERESQVKSTKQNKTRKEANSTPVKTDSLPKPSLKSRASEAEPQKPGLKGRASRAEPQKPSLKSRASEAEPQEPSLKSRASRAEPQKPSLRSRASRAEPQEPSLRSRASKAEPQKPSLKSRASKPSPKKTGPQKPGPQEPSLKSGLKPGPQKTGPKSRASKAQPQKPNLKSPASKAEPQEPQPQKPSLRSRASRAEPQKPSLKSQASRAEPQKPGLKSPGPKGRPQKPSSKTGLKSPGPQENPGPQKPTSRADPKAEPQKRAPKSRAQKGPGPKSSLKSRGQEPGAPRRASKAEPQKPSLKSRASRAEPQEPSLKTSEAQPQKPNPKKGPQKRAPKAGPQKPGLKSRASRAEPQKPTQKTGLKSRAQKRAQEPSLKSRAQGRPSRASRAEPQKPSLKSRASRAEPQKRPPKTEPKAEPQEPSLKSPASKAEPQKPSLRSRASKAEPQEAEPQEPSLKSRASEAGPQEPSLKSRADERKQRGLKPGPFSMRKGELRKTQPPPRRTRSHGARERREGERERTREEMEEKRERMREKRGDEEREERRERERERERERERERERERASSTCPAFARFGTARPLLHLRGRVPAPSSRARKPRLRPRAALAFLAASCAPPVIPA; encoded by the exons aggagagaggaagaggagaggaaagagagagagagagagagtcaagtcaAATCAA CAAAACAGAACAAGACAAGGAAGGAAGCAAACTCCACCCCAGTCAAGACAGACTCGCTCCCGAAGCCGAGCCTCAAAAGCCGGGCCTCAGAGGCCGAGCCTCAAAAGCCGGGCCTCAAAGGCCGAGCCTCAAGAGCCGAGCCTCAGAAGCCGAGCCTCAAGAGCCGAGCCTCAGAAGCCGAGCCTCAAGAGCCGAGCCTCAAGAGTCGAGCCTCAAGAGCCGAGCCTCAAAAGCCGAGCCTCAGAAGCCGGGCCTCAAGAGCCGAGCCTCAAGAGCCGAGCCTCAGAAGCCGAGCCTCAAAAGCCGAGCCTCAAAAGCCGAGCCTCAAGAGCCGAGCCTCAAAGCCCAGCCCCAAAAAAACCGGGCCTCAAAAGCCGGGGCCCCAAGAGCCCAGCCTCAAAAGCGGGCTGAAGCCGGGGCCTCAAAAAACCGGCCCCAAAAGCCGGGCCTCAAAAGCCCAGCCTCAAAAGCCCAACCTCAAGAGCCCAGCCTCAAAAGCCGAGCCTCAAGAGCCCCAGCCTCAAAAGCCCAGCCTCAGAAGCCGGGCCTCAAGAGCCGAGCCTCAAAAGCCGAGCCTCAAGAGCCAAGCCTCAAGAGCCGAGCCTCAAAAGCCGGGCCTCAAAAGCCCGGGCCCCAAGGGCCGGCCCCAAAAGCCGAGCTCAAAAACGGGCCTCAAAAGCCCGGGGCCCCAGGaaaacccggggccccaaaaGCCCACCTCAAGAGCCGACCCTAAAGCCGAGCCCCAGAAGCGGGCCCCCAAGAGCCGAGCCCAAAAGGGCCCGGGCCCCAAAAGCAGCCTCAAAAGCCGGGGTCAAGAGCCCGGGGCCCCAAGACGGGCCTCAAAAGCCGAGCCTCAAAAGCCGAGCCTCAAAAGCCGAGCCTCAAGAGCCGAGCCTCAAGAGCCGAGCCTCAAAA CCTCAGAAGCCCAGCCTCAAAAACcgaaccccaaaaaggggccccagaAGCGGGCCCCAAAAGCCGGGCCTCAGAAGCCGGGCCTCAAAAGCCGAGCCTCAAGAGCCGAGCCTCAAAAGCCGACCCAAAAAACCGGCCTCAAGAGCCGAGCCCAAAAACGAGCCCAAGAGCCCAGCCTCAAGAGCCGAGCCCAAGGCCGGCCAAGCCGAGCCTCAAGAGCCGAGCCTCAAAAGCCGAGCCTCAAGAGCCGAGCCTCAAGAGCCGAGCCTCAAAAACGACCCCCAAAAACCGAGCCTAAGGCCGAGCCTCAAGAGCCCAGCCTCAAGAGCCCAGCCTCAAAAGCCGAGCCTCAAAAGCCGAGCCTCAGAAGCCGAGCCTCAAAAGCCGAGCCTCAAGAAGCCGAGCCTCAAGAGCCGAGCCTCAAGAGCCGAGCCTCAGAAGCCGGGCCTCAAGAGCCGAGCCTCAAAAGCCGAGCGGACGAACGTAAACAAAGAGGCCTCAAGCCGGGTCCATTTTCTATGCGTAAGGGGGAACTAAGGAAGACGCAGCCGCCGCCTCGCCGCACGCGCTCGCACGGGGCAAGG gagaggagagagggagagagagagaggacgagagaggagatggaggagaagagagagaggatgagagagaagagaggagatgaggagagagaggagaggcgagagagagagagagagagagagagagagagagagagagagagagagagagagaga GCCTCCAGCACGTGCCCTGCCTTTGCACGTTTCGGCACAGCTCGCCCGCTTCTGCACTTGCGTGGCCGCGTGCCTGCGCCTTCCTCCCGAGCACGAAAGCCTCGCCTGCGCCCACGGGCGGCTCTCGCCTTCCTAGCGGCCTCCTGCGCGCCGCCCGTGATTCCCGCCTGA